Proteins from a genomic interval of Trichoderma breve strain T069 chromosome 2, whole genome shotgun sequence:
- a CDS encoding ribosomal protein l7Ae/L30e/S12e/Gadd45 family domain-containing protein, with protein sequence MPPKSGKKVAPAPFPQSKAGKKGPKNPLIEKRPRNYGIGQDIQPKRNLSRMVKWPEYVRLQRQRKILRLRLKVPPSLAQFQHVLDRNTAAQAFKLLNKYRPETKVEKKERLLKEATAVKEGKKKEDVSKKPYTVKYGLNHVVGLIENKKASLVLIPNDVDPIELVVFLPSLCKKMGIPYAIIKGKARLGTVVHKKTAAVLALTEVRSEDKNELSKLVSAIKDGYLEKHDQVRRQWGGGIMGPKAQMRIIKKQKALEAATKI encoded by the exons ATG CCTCCCAAATCTGGCAAGAAGGTCGCCCCTGCTCCGTTCCCTCAGAGCAAGGCTGGCAAGAAGGGACCTAAG AACCCCCTCATCGAGAAGCGCCCTCGCAACTATGGCATCGGCCAGGACATCCAGCCCAAGCGAAACCTGTCTCGCATGGTAAAGTGGCCCGAGTATGTCCGcctccagcgccagcgcAAGATCCTTCGCCTGCGTCTCAAGGTCCCCCCCTCTCTGGCCCAGTTCCAGCACGTCCTTGACCGCAACACTGCCGCCCAGGCTTTCAAGCTCCTCAACAAGTACCGACCTGAGACCAAggtcgagaagaaggagcgTCTCCTGAAGGAGGCTACCGccgtcaaggagggcaagaagaaggaggatgtCAGCAAGAAGCCCTACACCGTCAAGTACGGTCTCAACCACGTCGTTGGCCTGATTGAGAACAAGAAGGCTtctctcgtcctcatccCCAACGATGTTGACCCCATTGAGCTGGTTGTCTTCCTTCCTTCTCTCTgcaagaagatgggcatCCCCtacgccatcatcaagggcaaggctcGTCTCGGCACTGTCGTCCACAAGAAG ACCGCTGCTGTCCTCGCCCTCACTGAGGTCCGCTCTGAGGACAAGAACGAGCTGTCCAAGCTCGTCTCTGCCATCAAGGATGGCTACCTGGAGAAGCACGACCAGGTCCGCCGACAGTGGGGTGGTGGCATCATGGGCCCCAAGGCTCAGATGcgcatcatcaagaagcagaaggcTCTTGAGGCTGCTACCAAGATCTAA